From Streptomyces sp. Edi4, one genomic window encodes:
- a CDS encoding adenine phosphoribosyltransferase, protein MTSVSTETVGLLLSRIRDVPDYPKPGVMFKDITPLLADPEAFTALTDTLAALCVQHGATKIVGLEARGFILAAPVAVRAGVGFIPVRKAGKLPGATLKQAYELEYGTAEIEVHAEDLSAGDRVLVIDDVLATGGTAEASLDLIRRAGAEVAGVAVLMELGFLGGRERLSAALAGAPLDALITI, encoded by the coding sequence ATGACCAGCGTCTCCACCGAAACCGTCGGGCTGCTGCTCAGCCGCATCCGTGACGTGCCGGACTATCCGAAGCCGGGCGTGATGTTCAAGGACATCACCCCGCTGCTCGCGGACCCGGAGGCGTTCACGGCCCTCACCGACACCCTCGCCGCACTGTGCGTCCAGCACGGCGCGACGAAGATCGTCGGACTTGAGGCGCGCGGCTTCATCCTGGCGGCGCCCGTCGCCGTCCGCGCCGGGGTCGGTTTCATCCCCGTACGCAAGGCGGGCAAGCTGCCCGGGGCCACGCTCAAGCAGGCCTACGAGCTGGAGTACGGCACCGCGGAGATCGAGGTGCACGCCGAGGACCTGAGCGCGGGCGACCGCGTCCTGGTCATCGACGACGTGCTGGCCACCGGAGGCACCGCGGAGGCGTCCCTCGATCTGATCCGCCGCGCCGGGGCCGAGGTCGCGGGCGTCGCGGTCCTGATGGAGCTCGGCTTCCTCGGCGGCCGTGAGCGCCTGAGCGCCGCCCTGGCAGGCGCCCCGCTCGACGCCCTGATCACCATCTGA